CCGTCAATGGCTACGAATCCGATCGGAACCGTTCTCGACGACGATCGACTGCTCGAGCTTCGCGAGACCGCGACGACGGCGGCCTCGGAACTGGCCCTCGAGTTGACGCCGGTCGCCGATTTCATGGGCGCCGAGCCGGGCGACCACGTCGACTGGGGCGTCGACGAGTACGAGGGCGAACCCATGCTCGTGCTCAGCGGGATTCCGGAGCCCCAAACCGGCGACGCGCCGTACCCGCGCCAGCTCCGCGAGGAGGACGGCGAGATCGTCGCGCCCGTCCCCGATCCGCTGGTGCGCGCCGCCCCGCCGGAGGGGCTGGGACTGGACCTCGAGTCCTACGACGCCGATCGGCCGCTGCTGTTCGACGCGATGACGGCCGCCGAGACGATCGGCCTCGTTCCGGTCCGGTTCGACGACGGCGACCCGTACCGTCCCGAGCCGCTGCCGGGGACGCCGGACGACAGCGACCCCGTCGCCGAGGAGACCATCGCCCGCGAGCGCGACGGCGATCCGACCCCGCGACCCGAGACGATGGACGCGCCGATCGACGCGCTCGTGCTCGACGAGGTCATGGCCGAGGCACCCACCGACGTTCCCGAAGCCGACGTCGTCGGAATCCTCGAGGGGATCGAAACCTACGATATCGTCGGCTCGGGCGATCACGTCGCCGGCAAACCGCCCCTCACGGTCGACGACCGAGCGGTGTGCCTGCTCGAGGACGGGGCGTGGACCGACCGAATCGCGCCGGCGCTCGAGTCGAACGCCGTCGACGTCGACGCGGACGCGCTCGAGGCCGCGCGGGAGTGCCACGAGCGACAGGCGCTCCGGCTGACCGACGCCGCGGACGCGGACGAGTACGGCGACCTCGAGACGACCTACCAGCCCGTGGTCGTCGACGGCGATACCGGGACCTGAACAGTCACGGAAACTGAAACGGCTGGCCTGTTGCTGACGGGTTTAAATGCCGGTATCCAGCTACAGGACACTTCTCGTGACTATATTGTATTCTGAATTGATTATGAATGGATTCATATACGTCGGATCCTATGGTTTCGCGTGATGCCATCACAGAGGACTTCGATGGATCGACGACGTGTGCTTGCGACGCTCGGTACGGTGGGGGCGACGCTTGCTACCGGTGCGTCGACGAGCGCAGCAGCACAGGGAGGGAACGATCGATCCGAACGGGGACGGGGGAACTGGAAGGACGACGGTGACGACACGGAGTCGGCGGTTCTGAAGACGGGCACCGATCGCATCACGGCGACCTTCGATCGGCAGCTCGAACAGGAGCTCCATCACGGCGCCCAGCTGGCGATCTACCACGACGGGGAGTTCGTGGTCGATACGGCCGGCGGTCTCTCCGATCCGGAGGGGGGCGAAACGACCACGGAAACGCGACACGTTCTGTTTTCGTGTACGAAACCGTACGCCGCGGCCTGCGTCCATCTGCTCGCCCAGCGAGGGGAACTCGATTACGACGACCGCGTCGTCGAGCACTGGCCCGACTACGCCGAGGAGGGAACGCGGAAAGCGAAGACGACGATCCGTCACGTGCTCTCGCACCAGGCGGGCGTTCCGGCCGTCGAAATCGACGGCCAGGCTCACCTGTGGAGCGATCCGGACGCGATCGCCGAGGGAATGGAGGCGGCCGAACCGGTCTACGAGCCGGGGACGGAGCCGAACTACCACACGCTCAGCTTCGGCTGGCTGGTCGGCGAGATCGTGCGGAAGGTCTCCGGTCGACGGATCGACCGGTTCGCGCGGGACGAGATCTTCGAGCCCCTCGGAATGGACAACACCAGCATCGGGCTCCCCGAAGGCGAGGAGGTCGACGTCGCCACGCTGGTCGGCTTCGAACCCTACGATCAGATCACGTCGGCCAGTTCGGGCGTCCAGTCGGGAACGAACCAGGACACCGCCGATAGTTTCAACAGCGACTTCGTCCAGCAGCAGGCGATCATCCCGGCGGCGAACGGGATCGGGACGGCGAGCGACATGCTCCGGTTCTACGCCTGCCTGTTGAACGGCGGAAAACTCGAGGGCACGCGCCTGTTCACCCCGGAGACGATCGACGAGTGGACCTCGCTGCAGGCCGAAACCGCCGACGACATGAGCCGGGACGTCTCCGGCCGGTTCGCGATGGGCTTTTTCCTCGGCGGCGTCGTCCAGAGCAACCTCGGCGTCACCGCGCCGCCGACGGCGTTCGGTCACGCCGGCCTCGGCAGCAGCGTCGGCTGGGCCGACCCCGAAAACGACATCGCGTTCGCGTACGTCACGAACGGCATTCGAGAACGCACCGAACAGGACTTCCGCGTCGGCACGATGGCCGACACCGTCCGGCACGAACTCGACAGCCGGTCGTCCCACCCGGGTCGCGGTCGCGCCTGGGGCCGCTGGTGGTAAGCGGCGATACCGAACGTCGGTACCGAGCGCGACGGTCGGACACCGCGCCGACGCTCGGAACGCGAGACGCTGCCGATCGTCGGCCTCGCCGCCGACTATTCCGTCGCCGTGAAGACGGAGCGAGCGAGAACTACCTCGATACTCGAGGCTGACGGTCGCTACCGAAACGGACCGTCTCGGTTACCTCTGATTACGCACGGACGGGCGGTACCGATCCGATAGCGATCTGCGGATCCGAACTGGTGCAGATCCGAGAGCGGCGGCGCCGTTCGCGACTCGCGACCGCCGCCAGACGCCGCCATCACCTATCCACGTTCGTGGTCATCAGAGCGGCTCTCGGTACCTGTTCTGCGCACGAATCCGAGGGTTGATTAGCCTCGCGGTCGCCCACTCGAGTAATGACCGAGATCATCGACGGCGACGCCGTCGCGAGTCAGATTCGAGACGACCTGACCGACGCGATCGAGACGCTCGCCGACGCGGGCGCGCGTCCGGGGCTGGCGACCGTGCTGATGGGCGACGACCCCGCGAGCCAGACCTACGTCAACATGAAGCAACGCGACTGCGAGGAGGTCGGCATCGAGAGCTACCACGTCGACGTCGACGGCGACGCCTCGCCCGAGACGCTGTACGACGAGATCGCCGACCTCAACGGCAACGACGACGTCCACGGCTACATCGTGCAGGCCCCGGTTCCCGATCACGTCGACTACCGCGAGGTCATCCGCCGGGTCGACCCCGCGAAGGACGTCGACGGCTTCCACCCCGAGAACGTCGGCCGGCTGGTCGCCGGCGACGCCCGCTTCCGTCCCTGCACCCCCCACGGCGTCCAGAAGTTGCTCGAGTCCGCCGACGTCGACACCGAAGGCAAGGACGTAACGATCGTCGGCCGCTCGGACATCGTCGGCAAGCCGCTGGCCAACCTGCTGATCCAGAAGGCCGACGACGGCAACGCGACGGTGACCCTCTGTCACTCCCGGACCGAGGATCTCGCCGAGAAGACTCGCAGCGCCGACGTCGTCGTCGCCGCCGCCGGCGCGCCGGAACTCGTCGACGGCTCGATGATCGGCGAGGGCGCGGTCGTGATCGACGTCGGCGTCAATCGCGTGGACGCGGACAACGAGAAGGGGTACGAACTGGTCGGCGACGTCGAGTTCGAGAGCGCGAAGGAGCAGGCGAGCGCGATCACGCCCGTCCCGGGCGGCGTCGGCCCGATGACGCGAGCGATGTTACTCTATAACACGGTCAAGGCCGCGAGCCTGCAGGAAGACGTCGACGTCGACCTGCCCTGACCGGACGCTGCGATCGAACGCCGGATCGGTTTCTCGAGGCGTCGGAGAGTCGGTATCGAACTTCTACCCGCGAATCCCGACTCTCGAGTGTCCGATTCGGCCGCGGGCGATCCGCGCTCGGCGCTGCCCGACGGCTTTCGAACGCGCTCCTCTCCGACTACGCTTCCTCGTCGAACCGAATCAGCCCGCGCTCCTCGAGTTGCATGAGGAAGTGCGCGAGCGTCTCGTCCACGGGAGCGACGCGTTCGTCGGCGTGGGAGTCCGCGACGACCGACGCGATCTCGGCGACGGTGTGGTCGCCGTCGCAGCGGCGCCAGACCGTCGTCCCGACGGGATCCAGCGTGAGTTCCCGCTCCCGACTCGTTCCGAAGAGATCGAACAGGAACCGGTCGAGCCGGTTGCGCGGCGTCTTCGTCCAGTAGACGGTGACTCGTGGCTCACCGTCGACGACCGTCGCTTCCCAGTCGTCGGCGGTCCGGATCGGGACGGCGCTCGGCCCGTGCGAACTCATCGGTCCGCCGCGTCGGGCGCGTTCCGGAGCACGCTGGCCACGAAGAGTCCGACGAGCGCGACGACGGCGACGACGCCGAGGATCGTCTGCGTCTGGCCGCCGAGTCCGAGCGGGAACGGCGCGCCCTCGGCGTTCCCGGTCCCGGTGATGTAGAGCGCGCCGATGACGATCCCCATGATCGCCTCGCCGGTGATGAGTCCGGCCGCGACGATCCGGCCCCTCGAGGTCGTGTGCTCGGCGAGCGATCCGTCCTCGTCGTCTCGTCGCGAGACGTAGCGGTCGATGCCGGCCCGCAACAGGCCGCCGAGGAAGATCGGCGTGGCGAGCGTGATCGGCAGGTAGATCCCGACCGCGAAGGGCAGGACGGGGACGTCCATGAGGATCAGGACGAACGCGAAGACGGCGCCGATGAGGATCATCCCCCACTGGGCGGTGCCCGTGAGGACGCCCTCGGAGATCAGCGCCATCATCCCGGCCTGTGGCGCGGGGATGGTCTCGCTCCCGATGCCGTAGGCCTGGTGGAAGAAGTACAGCACCCAGCCGGCGAACAGCGCCGAGATGGCGATCCCGATCACCTGCGCGATCTGCTGGTTTCGCGGGGTTGCGCCGAGCAGGTAGCCGGTCTTCAAGTCCTGGGAGGTGTCGCCCGCGACCGCCGCGGCGATGGCCACGACCGAGGCCGTCACCAGCACCACGACGGGATCGGTGACGCCGGTCGATCGCAGCGCCAGCGCGGCGATCAGGATCGTCGCCACGGCCATCCCGGAGACGGGGTTCGACGAGCTGCCGACGACCCCGACCAGGTACGCCGAGACGGCGACGAAGAGGAACGCGGCGATCACGGCGATGAACCCGCCCAGCAGGCCGACCTGGACCTGCGGGACCGCGACCAGCGCGAGCGCGATCAGGACGGCGCCGACCACGACGACCTTCATCGGGAGATCCCGCTGCGTGCGCTTCCGGTCCCCGGTCGCGGCCGCACCGGAGCCGCGAATCTCCGCGACTGCGGTTCCCAGCGCGTCGGCGATCGTGCCCCGCATCGAGAGGACGGCGTAGAACCCGCCGACGATCATCGCGCCCGCGCCGACGTAGCGGATGTACTCGTCCCAGACCGCCTCGGCTTGGGTCATCAGCGCCGCGTCGGCCGCCGACTCGGGGACGAACCCGCCCGTGATGAGCAGCGGGATCAGCATCATCCAGGCGATCAGCCCGCCGCCGAACACGTAGCCGGCGATTCGGGGGCCGATGATGTAGCCGACGCCGATCAGGGCGGGCGTGAAGTCGCCACCGATGGCGAATCCGTCGGTCTCACCGGCCGAGAACGCCGTCTGGATCGTCGTCCGGAAGGCGGCCATCCCGCTGGCCAGCCACATGTAGACGAAGCTCACGAGGAAGCCGAAGGAGATGAGTTTCACGCCCTCGTCGCCGCGCGAGCCCGCCTCGAGCACGTCGGCACAGGCCGTCCCCTCCGGATAGGGAAGCTCCTCGTGTTTGTCGACGATGAGGTAGCGGCGCATCGGGATCATAAACAGGACCCCGAGCAGGCCGCCCAGAATCGCCACGACCGCGGTGTTGACGATGTCGATCGGTTGATCGAGGAAAGTTACGCCCGCGATCGTGAAGATGACGCCCGCCGCGAGCGCCTCGCCCGCGGAGGTCATCGTCTGGACGATGTTGTTCTCGAGGATCGTCCCGCCGATCCCGGCCTGCCGGAGCCCGTAGAAGAGGCCCATGCTGATGACCGCCGCCGGAATGGAGGCGCTGATCGTCATGCCCGAGCGCATCCCGAGATACATGTTCGCGGTCAGCATCACCACGTTGAGCGTGAGGCCCATCGCGACCGCCTTGATCGTGAGTTCGGCCACGCTCTTCCCCGCGGGGACGTACGGGGACGGCCCGCGTTCCGCCCGTTCGTGCGCTGTGCGACTCTCGCTCGTGTCCGGTTTCTCTTCGGATGGTCCGTGCGCCATAGTGTGCGTGTGTGCAGGACCCCCGCGAGCGGTCGCTCGCGTCGGCCGCTGCAGGCTCGCGCGAGAACCCGTTCCGTCGCGCGAGCCGAGCCGATCGAGGGCGGTCCGTGCGTTCGTCGGAACCTTCTCGATCGACGGTATAAGAGCGGCAAGATTTACACCGGGATGATAAGATAATTAACTGATCGGCACCCGGCGTTCGCGAGGCCGGTGCTTCCGGACCCGTCGCGGTCACCGACTCAGTCCCCGAACCGATCGCCCGAACCGTCGGTTCCGAACTCGAGGTCCTCGAGGCGGTCCTGCGCGCGGGTAAACGCGAGCTCGTCGCCGCGGAGGCCGTTCGCCAGGTCGCGGGCGGCCTCGATCAGTCGATCGGCGGTCCGGGGATCGACGTCGCCGTCGAGCATCCGGATGCGGGTGACGTGTTCGCCGAGCGTCTCGAGGGCGCCGCGCTCGGCGGTCGTCAGGTCGCGATCCTCGGCCCAGGTGCGGATGTCCCGGCGGTAGTCGCGGACGGCGTTCGCGGCGGCGAGACCGCGCGCGCTCCGGAGGCCGGGCGGGACTTCCTCAGCGGGCGGTCGCTGGCCGTCGTCGGATCGCGGGCCGCCGCCGTCGGCGTCCCGGAGCAAGGAGAGGAAGTAGAGTTCTTCGCGCTCCTCGAGGTCGATCTCCCGGCGGACGATATCGGCGACGTGGAGGAGTTCGTTCGCGGCCAGGTAGTCGTCGTCGAGCTCCCGGAGCGTGCCCGCGTTGACGAAGCCGCGCCGCCGAACGTACTCCCGACACTCCTCGCGGGCCCGCTCGGCGAGGTCGCCGACGGGCTGGTCGTCGATGGCGTTGCGGATCGCCGTGAGGTCGAACGTGACCTGGAGATCGGTGTGTTCGGTCCGGTCGTCGACGCCGACGCTGTGGAGGCTCCCGCAGGCCGGACAGCCGACGCTGCCGGTCTCGTAGTACGACCACCGCGTCCCGCACTCCTTGCACTCGCGCTCGCCCCTGATCTTCATGGACGGTCCTACGCGCGGACGACCCAAAATCACACCGGAGTCGACCGAACGCCGCGGGGACGGCCGCCCGTTTCAGACGCGACGGTGGCGACGGGGACTCTCTCCAACCGATCGGGCTCGTTCTTCCGGGGTACCGAAACCGACGCGATAGAGAAACGTTCGTGATCGGTTCGATCGCTGACGTGAGCGGCCCGAATTCCTGACAGTTCCGCCGTCTACCGTCGGATTTACCGATCGAACGGTACGAAACCGATGACGATCACGAACGGCTAGTCGACGTTCAATAGGTGATTAACGGGCGGCAGTTGCAGGCCACACTGCAACCACATGGAACGTCCTTTCCAGGAATATGTCCGATTCAGAACTCAATCGACGCAAGTTCGTCGCCGCAACTGGTACCGCAGGCGCGCTCGTACTCGCTGGCTGCGCTGACAGCGGACCCGGCGGCGAAGACAACGAAACCGAAAACGGCGAAGAGACGAACGACACCGGAACCGGAAACGGAAACGAGACCGAAGGGTCGGAAGACGAGACGTATTCCCTGACGGTCACCGTCGAGGACGATCAGGAGGAACCCGTCGAGGGCGCGACCGTCACGCTCGAGCAGGCCGGAAGCGGGATGCTCGGCGGCGACGGCGGCGAGAACGAGTCGGACAACGAGTCCGACGACGGCATGCTGGGCGGCAACGGCGAAGAAAACGACTCCGACAACGAGTCGGAAGTCGGCTCGTTCATCCAGGAGGACAACGAGTCCGAGAACGAGTCCGACGACGGCATGCTGGGCGGTAACGGCGAGGAAAACGAGTCGGAGAACGAATCCGGCAACGAGACCGAGGACGGCGGACTCGGCGCCAGCGAGGAGGAGTGGCCGCGAGAAGAGGAGACCGACGAGAACGGCGAAGTCGAGTTCGACGAACTTGAGGACGGCGAGTACACCGTCACCGCCGAGCACGAGGGCGAGGAAGCCGAGGACGACGTCGAGATCGACGGCGGCGACGAGGAGGTCACGCTAACTCTCGGCGAGGACGGCAGCTCGGGTAACGAGTCGGACAACGAGTCCGACGACGGCATGCTGGGCGGCAACGGCGAGGAAAACGAGTCCGATAACGAATCGGACGACAGCTAACGCCGATCGATCGGCTCCGAACGATCGACAGCGCGCAGCGGTAGTCGACAGGAATCTGGCGGTCGATCGTCGGCCGCCGTGTCCCATCGCTTTTTCAGGCGCTCGTCGGGGAGCGACAGCGACGGAGTCGGAGTTGGCCGTCTCCGTCCGCCACCCGGCGATCGGAATCGCCCGCGAACGGTTCGTGAACTGTTGTCACTCTCAAATCGCGTCCTTATCGCCGAAAGCGTCGGCGTCGATCGGTAGCCGCCGTCCCAATCCCCAGTTACCTCCGGTCCGTCGATAGCGCGATCTCGAGCTGCCGGGCGGAGCCGAACGGACGGCCGACGCCGTCCCGATAGCGCCACCCCGTCGGCCCGTCTCCACCGCCGGACGACGGAGCGAATCCCGTCCGGCGACCGTTTTTTCCGTTTTCCGGCCCTAGTGGCGAGCATGCGCGACGAAGAAGAAATCCGCGAGCAGTACGAGTTCCTCACCGAACACCTCGAGAGCGAAGACATGCGCCACGAGGGCGTCAGGCAGATGTTCACCCACTACAAGCGCGCCATCGGCTGGGTGCTCGAGGAGGAGCACATCTGAGCCGCGGAACGTATCAAACGCCGATCCGGTGTCGTTACTTTTAAGTATTCTCGGCGAAAGCGTTCAGATGACGCTTCGCTTGGAGGGCCGAAGCGTCAGCGGGGACCAATTCAGGGCGGCAAGCGATCGCGTGACACTTTTCCCGTCACGCGATCTGCTTTCCTGTTTCGAACTCACATCTCACAGCGACCGCGTTCTCGTTCAATTGAATCTCACTGTTACTCGAAGCCGCCTTTCTCGCGCTCCGATATCATTAAAATACCGAAACAATACGCATGGTGTGTAAACATGAACTGCACGTTACGTGAATTAGCGCGAGAACCCATCATAGCCGTTATCTATTCGGAATCGCACGCAAACGACGCGGTCAATCGGTAATATCGCTGTTTCGATCGAAACAACCCGATAGCCTTATTAAAATTCGACAGTAAGTGCAACTGGTACTTTCCCAATGTACGACCTGACAGGATTCCAGCGAGATCTGCTGTACGTCATCGCCGGCGAGGAGGAGCCCCACGGGCTAGCGATCAAGGAGGAACTCGAGAACTACTACGAGAAGGAGATCCACCACGGTCGACTCTACCCGAACCTCGACACCCTCGTCGACAAGGGCCTCGTCGAGAAGGGGCGGCGCGACCGCCGGACGAACTTCTACACCCTGACCCGGCGCGGTCGCCGCGAACTCGAGGCCCGTCGCGAGTGGGAGGGACAGTACGTCGACCTGTAACGACGGGCCACTCGCCCCGTAGCACGTAGCACGTAGCGCGTCGCTCGATCGCGCCCGATCGCTTCGCTCGCGGGTTTGCGGTTCGGCGTCGAGGATCGTCTCGTCACCTGCTTTCCTCGAGTTTCGCGGCGCTTTTCCGCGTTTCCGTCAGTCGCTCGAGGCGACGGTCTCCCTGCGAGCCGGCGCGCCGTTTATGGTAATACGCCGTGAACGACCGACAGTGAACGAGATCGCGTTGCAGATCGCCGATGCGCCGCTGGACGAGACGGTCGTCCGGATCGCGCTGGCCGGAGCGCTGGGGATGTTCCTCGGCCTCGAACGGGAGTGGTCCCAGAAGTCGGCCGGGATCCGGACGTTCTCGCTGATCAGCCTCCTCGGTGCGGTCTTTACGCTGCTGGTCTTCGAGAGCGAGATCGGCGAAACGCTGCTCATCCTCGGCGGCGTGCTCGTGATCGTTCAGGGCGTCCTGCTGGCAGTTCAGGGGCTGTTGAGCGAGGACGACGCCGGCCTCTCGCTGACCACCTCGGTCTCGATGCTCGTCGCCTACGGCGTCGGCGTGCTGGTCGCCGCCGGCTTCATCATCGAAGGCGTCACCGTCGCCGTCCTCTCGTCGCTGCTGTTGGTCCTCAAGCGCGAACTCCACGAGTTCGCGTGGGGGCTCTCCCACGAGGAGATGCGCTCGACGATCGAGTTCGCCATCCTCGCGTTCGTCATCTACCCGGTCCTCCCCGCCGAGGTCACCGCGGACGTCGGCGGCGTCTCGATCCCGCTCGAGCCCCAGGTGATCTGGCTGATGGTCGTCGCGGTCGCCGGCATCGGCATCGCCAACTACGCGATCGTCACGACGTACGGCGGCCGCGGTATCGCCGTGACCGGGTTCTTCGGCGGGCTGGCCTCGTCGACGGCCGTCGTCGGGACGATGCTCGACCACGTCAACCAGCGCCCCGAGGCCGCCTCCTACGCCGTCGCCGCGATCCTGTTGGCCAACGCGGCGATGGCCGTTCGCAACCTCGCCATCGCCGTCGGGTTCACCGTCGGCAGCGGGAGTCCGATCCTCTTCGAGGC
This portion of the Haloterrigena gelatinilytica genome encodes:
- a CDS encoding serine hydrolase domain-containing protein; the encoded protein is MDRRRVLATLGTVGATLATGASTSAAAQGGNDRSERGRGNWKDDGDDTESAVLKTGTDRITATFDRQLEQELHHGAQLAIYHDGEFVVDTAGGLSDPEGGETTTETRHVLFSCTKPYAAACVHLLAQRGELDYDDRVVEHWPDYAEEGTRKAKTTIRHVLSHQAGVPAVEIDGQAHLWSDPDAIAEGMEAAEPVYEPGTEPNYHTLSFGWLVGEIVRKVSGRRIDRFARDEIFEPLGMDNTSIGLPEGEEVDVATLVGFEPYDQITSASSGVQSGTNQDTADSFNSDFVQQQAIIPAANGIGTASDMLRFYACLLNGGKLEGTRLFTPETIDEWTSLQAETADDMSRDVSGRFAMGFFLGGVVQSNLGVTAPPTAFGHAGLGSSVGWADPENDIAFAYVTNGIRERTEQDFRVGTMADTVRHELDSRSSHPGRGRAWGRWW
- a CDS encoding bifunctional methylenetetrahydrofolate dehydrogenase/methenyltetrahydrofolate cyclohydrolase produces the protein MTEIIDGDAVASQIRDDLTDAIETLADAGARPGLATVLMGDDPASQTYVNMKQRDCEEVGIESYHVDVDGDASPETLYDEIADLNGNDDVHGYIVQAPVPDHVDYREVIRRVDPAKDVDGFHPENVGRLVAGDARFRPCTPHGVQKLLESADVDTEGKDVTIVGRSDIVGKPLANLLIQKADDGNATVTLCHSRTEDLAEKTRSADVVVAAAGAPELVDGSMIGEGAVVIDVGVNRVDADNEKGYELVGDVEFESAKEQASAITPVPGGVGPMTRAMLLYNTVKAASLQEDVDVDLP
- a CDS encoding PqqD family protein — its product is MSSHGPSAVPIRTADDWEATVVDGEPRVTVYWTKTPRNRLDRFLFDLFGTSRERELTLDPVGTTVWRRCDGDHTVAEIASVVADSHADERVAPVDETLAHFLMQLEERGLIRFDEEA
- a CDS encoding OPT family oligopeptide transporter; the protein is MAHGPSEEKPDTSESRTAHERAERGPSPYVPAGKSVAELTIKAVAMGLTLNVVMLTANMYLGMRSGMTISASIPAAVISMGLFYGLRQAGIGGTILENNIVQTMTSAGEALAAGVIFTIAGVTFLDQPIDIVNTAVVAILGGLLGVLFMIPMRRYLIVDKHEELPYPEGTACADVLEAGSRGDEGVKLISFGFLVSFVYMWLASGMAAFRTTIQTAFSAGETDGFAIGGDFTPALIGVGYIIGPRIAGYVFGGGLIAWMMLIPLLITGGFVPESAADAALMTQAEAVWDEYIRYVGAGAMIVGGFYAVLSMRGTIADALGTAVAEIRGSGAAATGDRKRTQRDLPMKVVVVGAVLIALALVAVPQVQVGLLGGFIAVIAAFLFVAVSAYLVGVVGSSSNPVSGMAVATILIAALALRSTGVTDPVVVLVTASVVAIAAAVAGDTSQDLKTGYLLGATPRNQQIAQVIGIAISALFAGWVLYFFHQAYGIGSETIPAPQAGMMALISEGVLTGTAQWGMILIGAVFAFVLILMDVPVLPFAVGIYLPITLATPIFLGGLLRAGIDRYVSRRDDEDGSLAEHTTSRGRIVAAGLITGEAIMGIVIGALYITGTGNAEGAPFPLGLGGQTQTILGVVAVVALVGLFVASVLRNAPDAADR
- a CDS encoding DUF7117 family protein codes for the protein MKIRGERECKECGTRWSYYETGSVGCPACGSLHSVGVDDRTEHTDLQVTFDLTAIRNAIDDQPVGDLAERAREECREYVRRRGFVNAGTLRELDDDYLAANELLHVADIVRREIDLEEREELYFLSLLRDADGGGPRSDDGQRPPAEEVPPGLRSARGLAAANAVRDYRRDIRTWAEDRDLTTAERGALETLGEHVTRIRMLDGDVDPRTADRLIEAARDLANGLRGDELAFTRAQDRLEDLEFGTDGSGDRFGD
- a CDS encoding putative sodium/potassium/calcium exchanger produces the protein MSDSELNRRKFVAATGTAGALVLAGCADSGPGGEDNETENGEETNDTGTGNGNETEGSEDETYSLTVTVEDDQEEPVEGATVTLEQAGSGMLGGDGGENESDNESDDGMLGGNGEENDSDNESEVGSFIQEDNESENESDDGMLGGNGEENESENESGNETEDGGLGASEEEWPREEETDENGEVEFDELEDGEYTVTAEHEGEEAEDDVEIDGGDEEVTLTLGEDGSSGNESDNESDDGMLGGNGEENESDNESDDS
- a CDS encoding PadR family transcriptional regulator, with protein sequence MYDLTGFQRDLLYVIAGEEEPHGLAIKEELENYYEKEIHHGRLYPNLDTLVDKGLVEKGRRDRRTNFYTLTRRGRRELEARREWEGQYVDL
- a CDS encoding MgtC/SapB family protein, giving the protein MNEIALQIADAPLDETVVRIALAGALGMFLGLEREWSQKSAGIRTFSLISLLGAVFTLLVFESEIGETLLILGGVLVIVQGVLLAVQGLLSEDDAGLSLTTSVSMLVAYGVGVLVAAGFIIEGVTVAVLSSLLLVLKRELHEFAWGLSHEEMRSTIEFAILAFVIYPVLPAEVTADVGGVSIPLEPQVIWLMVVAVAGIGIANYAIVTTYGGRGIAVTGFFGGLASSTAVVGTMLDHVNQRPEAASYAVAAILLANAAMAVRNLAIAVGFTVGSGSPILFEAIVPLGAVILVAFAVAAWTADWDESGPIELESPFSLKNALAFGAVFLVVLVFGSLAETWFGTLGFYATAVASGFVSSAGATTSAVVLYRGGQLGPAEATIAILLATVSSIVVKALLASTSSNDGFRNQVAVYSGLLLLGGAVATVAIVV